The following proteins come from a genomic window of Crassostrea angulata isolate pt1a10 chromosome 1, ASM2561291v2, whole genome shotgun sequence:
- the LOC128160964 gene encoding uncharacterized protein LOC128160964, translating into MAFTSIKKYHITLAMWEKQPKPPKFGTNVAGILCMVLVVMIAISESESMSLNEHSSDDEIEDEIVERFERAAGKDHKHHKKHHHKHDKNKKNHHKPKNGTVSDNSNKTESMYANKKTDVNEKAKVTGMKSQKPGKHARVKAVEVADEGSKTGVIVAVVLVLITVLGVGAAVFIVKKKRAQGKS; encoded by the exons ATGGCGTTCACATCTATAAAAAAATACCATATTACACTTGCGATGTGGGAGAAACAACCCAAGCCACCTAAATTCGGAACCAACGTTGCAG GTATCTTATGTATGGTACTGGTTGTAATGATTGCTATATCAGAAAGCGAATCTATGTCTCTTAATGAGCATAGCTCGGATGATGAAATTGAGGACGAG ATTGTCGAGAGATTTGAAAGAG ctGCCGGTAAGGACCATAAACATCACAAAAAACATCACCATAAGCAtgacaaaaataagaaaaatcaccACAAACCAAAGAATGGCACTGTGTCTGACAATTCAAATAag ACAGAATCCATGTACGCAAACAAGAAGACTGACGTAAATGAGAAGGCTAAAGTGACCGGAATGAAGTCGCAAAAGCCAGGCAAGCACGCCCGTGTGAAGGCCGTAGAGGTGGCGGACGAGGGGTCCAAGACGGGGGTGATCGTCGCTGTCGTTCTCGTCCTCATCACAGTTCTCGGGGTCGGCGCGGCGGTGTTTATTGTA
- the LOC128160986 gene encoding protein tyrosine phosphatase type IVA 2-like, with protein MTAMKARRPEPAEIEFKNMRFLIMDRPTDATMEKFIEELKKRRVKDVVRVCEPTYKTEKLVQEGIRVLDWQFDDGNPPPAEVVDEWFNLLKTRFKEEPGCCVAVHCVAGLGRAPVLVALALIECGMKYEDAVELIRDKRRGAINAKQLMFLEHYRPKSRLKQRGNGHKQCCVM; from the exons ATGACCGCCATGAAAGCCAGACGCCCAGAACCCGCTGAAATCGAGTTCAAGAACATGCGATTCTTGATTATGGATCGCCCAACAGATGCTACAATGGAGAAGTTCATTGAG GAGCTGAAAAAGAGAAGAGTTAAAGATGTAGTCCGTGTTTGTGAACCAACCTACAAAACTGAAAAACTTGTTCAAGAAGGAATACGAGTACTG GATTGGCAGTTTGATGATGGTAATCCACCACCAGCAGAAGTGGTGGATGAATGGTTTAACCTGCTCAAGACCCGCTTCAAAGAGGAGCCCGGCTGCTGTGTGGCAGTCCACTGTGTAGCAGGACTAGGGAG GGCTCCAGTTTTAGTTGCCCTTGCATTGATTGAATGTGGAATGAAATATGAAGATGCTGTTGAATTAATCAGAGA CAAGAGACGAGGGGCAATAAATGCAAAGCAGTTGATGTTCCTTGAACACTACCGTCCAAAGTCTCGATTGAAGCAGAGGGGCAACGGGCATAAGCAGTGCTGTGTAATGTAA
- the LOC128160897 gene encoding stromal cell-derived factor 2-like: protein MEEYLGLGAVTAMKRFFVLISLTVLFDRTSGGFDYEYVSCGSTLKLKNNYHGVRLHSHDVKYGSGSGQQSVTAVDSTDDHNSYWQIRAKTGTECIRGNPIKCGQTVRLLHVSTRRNLHSHHFQSPLSRNLEVSAFGEEGEGDEGDHWVITCSGKYWSRNEKIRIKNVVTENYLHVAGDTFGRPIHGQREVSGYPSPSEMNYWQAAEGIFIKPSEQPQGSKNSHDEL from the exons ATGGAGGAGTACCTTGGTCTTGGGGCTGTTACTGCAATGAAAAGATTTTTCGTGTTGATTTCTTTAACTGTCTTATTTGACAGAACGTCgg GAGGATTTGATTATGAGTATGTTTCATGTGGATCAACATTGAAGCTGAAAAATAATTACCACGGAGTTCGTTTACATTCGCATGATGTTAAATATGGATCAGGAAGTGGACAGCAA TCTGTAACAGCAGTAGATTCAACTGATGACCATAACAGCTACTGGCAAATAAGAGCCAAAACTGGGACAGAATGTATAAGAgg AAATCCCATTAAATGTGGACAAACTGTCAGACTTTTGCATGTCTCCACTCGAAGAAATCTACACAGTCATCATTTCCAGTCACCTTTGTCCAGAAATCTAGAAGTCAGCGCCTTTGGAGAAGAAGGAGAGGGAGACGAag GGGATCACTGGGTTATTACTTGCTCAGGGAAATACTGGAGTAGAAATGAAAAGATTCGgataaaaaatgttgttactGAAAA TTACTTGCATGTTGCTGGGGACACTTTTGGTCGACCGATCCATGGTCAGAGAGAGGTCAGTGGGTACCCCTCTCCCTCCGAGATGAATTACTGGCAAGCAGCTGAAGGCATTTTCATCAAACCGTCTGAACAACCGCAAGGATCAAAGAATTCTCATGATGAATTGTGA